From Gopherus flavomarginatus isolate rGopFla2 chromosome 7, rGopFla2.mat.asm, whole genome shotgun sequence, the proteins below share one genomic window:
- the FABP6 gene encoding gastrotropin, giving the protein MAFTGRYEVESEDNYDAFVKYIGIPSDIIEKGRNFKVVTEVAQNGNDFVWTQIYPTGQSMTNKFTIGKEADMETMGGKKFKATVKMEDGKVVADFPNYHHTAEIAGGKLVEISIAGGITYKRVSKKLA; this is encoded by the exons ATGGCTTTCACAGGCAGATATGAAGTGGAAAGTGAAGACAACTATGATGCCTTTGTGAAGTATATTG GTATCCCCAGTGATATCATTGAAAAGGGAAGGAATTTCAAGGTTGTCACAGAAGTAGCACAGAATGGAAATGACTTTGTCTGGACCCAGATCTACCCCACAGGCCAGTCCATGACCAACAAATTCACCATTGGCAAGGAAGCAGACATGGAAACAATGGGAGGTAAAAAGTTCAAG GCAACTGTTAAAATGGAAGATGGGAAAGTGGTTGCTGATTTCCCTAACTACCATCATACTGCAGAGATTGCTGGTGGAAAACTAGTAGAG ATCTCTATAGCTGGTGGTATAACCTACAAGA